A portion of the Bactrocera neohumeralis isolate Rockhampton chromosome 2, APGP_CSIRO_Bneo_wtdbg2-racon-allhic-juicebox.fasta_v2, whole genome shotgun sequence genome contains these proteins:
- the LOC126767690 gene encoding uncharacterized protein LOC126767690 — MRKRTSDYYSSDTEQMVASEDIGAKALSIDGYQDVYLMRPQSKLTFGSSFKEAKHFYDTGDEEVQQLLLKECRLIYECKLCRNMFRSLTQFIGHKREFCRSAVHCDGDISEGDKYNGFASNVIVTKEICSNKNSRCESVLQITDEAVQQTRTLCESNELMDEKISGICTKQAVAQIENEKIKNILSCPQEHCMLNFSNTKELELHFSQDHTKSMVFTNFAEQRVDNQKQTLSDAVVPTRAQKMTTNVHTCEHCAKTFECGDALSTHLLHCPVKHNILSKTLASGNIDNIATKRIKLQVVTTEEPFNGMEAHEQGQDMANISDNITTDMQDAVAVKQEYVASESSTTGNTSATAKKRKLKNRRAFTNKVAAAIDPPKGVVENLPIKQEICNEESRTHAKIKTESSIGSDLEPKKLLSTCSYCGKSFERRAALSTHLQHCPVKYSVMEKSTIYGMSICSKRSKLHSSAEKALKDTRQQNITSMVTEDPDTELLNEMFANLGRQTFGVGLQTVTIDHDDTTASGTDDAKEVEDLEDNGQIKSPTQLNETLLLDQSVTDAELSISTTTAIESSPDAHGEEDAEKKSCRRVRSAPLEKRLLCRCKICYKQFNALSNLRRHISMFHYRAQRFGCTLCDYRAFRRYDIVNHLGNTHGMKGDPEAMSIEFVSEHEVNYSREDVEGDIVVLDEDIDETSVINESTEDIENSIETRQNVKRLKRNKTISISSGLNVGLNKLTRQKVKRSQSQHETCTGGGVKTPARRPIRNRIKPENKDFVYDLSSLVKKENNDVQNDTIRSLRRRNTMNVGTIEPATHCLESLLGHTGSWDQIRGAAQRLAASAISSGAATSDTQPELPTERPQMRQRLISTHRPDNHSVPVIEASELEAARLQSTLLEDTFLEKVAKASPTSFKIKPLLSLHTSTLNRLLEKVDSSLHQHANGKSSPSDTSCSDENVITSLHISPPPSIPRANAPPPTPRKRISMLDRLRDDTFKYRESLLRSALEN; from the exons GTGCAACAATTGTTGTTGAAGGAATGTAGACTTATATATGAGTGCAAATTGTGTCGCAATATGTTCCGTAGTCTGACGCAGTTCATCGGTCATAAAAGAGAATTCTGTCGCAGCGCAGTTCACTGCGACGGTGACATATCTGAGGGCGATAAATACAATGGATTCGCC AGCAATGTAATAGTGACCAAAGAAATTTGTAGTAATAAAAATAGTAGATGTGAATCTGTTTTGCAAATAACTGATGAGGCTGTGCAACAGACCAGAACACTTTGTGAAAGTAATGAACTTATGGATGAAAAAATTTCTG gAATTTGCACGAAACAAGCGGTGGCTCAAATcgaaaatgagaaaataaaaaatatactctCCTGTCCGCAGGAGCATTGtatgttgaatttttcaaaCACCAAAGAACTTGAATTGCATTTCTCTCAAGATCACAC cAAATCTATGGTGTTTACCAATTTTGCTGAACAAAGAGTGGACAATCAAAAACAAACACTTTCTGATGCTGTGGTTCCCACCAGAGCGCAGAAAATGACAACAAACGTTCATACCTGCGAACACTGCGCAAAAACTTTTGAATGCGGCGACGCTCTATCCACACATCTTTTACATTGTCCAGTTAAACATAACATATTGAGTAAAACTCTTGCCTCGGGAAATATTGACAACATTGCAACAAAGCGCATCAAATTGCAAGTAGTGACAACAGAGGAGCCCTTTAATGGCATGGAAGCGCATGAACAGGGTCAGGATATGGCGAATATATCGGATAATATTACAACGGATATGCAAGATGCTGTAGCTGTGAAGCAGGAGTATGTTGCTTCAGAGAGCAGCACAACGGGAAACACAAGCGCTACAGCAAAGAAACGGAAATTGAAGAATCGAAGAGCTTTCACAA ATAAAGTTGCCGCGGCTATCGATCCACCAAAAGGGGTTGTAGAGAATTTGCCAATAAAACAGGAAATTTGTAATGAAGAATCACGCACACATGccaaaattaaaactgaaagcAGTATTGGCAGTGATTTAGAGCCAAAGAAATTGCTCTCTACTTGCAGCTATTGTGGCAAGTCGTTTGAACGACGTGCTGCCTTATCGACACATCTGCAACATTGTCCGGTGAAGTATAGCGTCATGGAGAAGAGCACAATTTATGGCATGAGCATATGTTCGAAACGTTCGAAATTGCATTCGTCGGCAGAGAAAGCATTAAAAGACACGCGCCAACAAAACATTACATCTATGGTTACCGAAGATCCTGATACTGAACTCTTAAATgaaatgtttgcaaatttgGGCAGACAAACTTTTGGCGTGGGCTTGCAGACGGTTACAATTGATCACGATGACACGACGGCTTCCGGCACTGACGATGCTAAGGAGGTGGAGGACCTAGAAGATAATGGACAAATAAAATCACCGACTCAGCTGAATGAAACCTTGCTGTTAGATCAAAGTGTAACTGATGCTGAACTTTCCATTAGCACAACCACAGCAATTGAAAGCTCGCCTGACGCACACGGGGAGGAGGACGCGGAGAAAAAGTCATGCCGCCGTGTGCGTTCAGCGCCATTGGAAAAACGTTTGCTATGCCGTTGCAAGATATGCTACAAACAATTCAACGCGCTGAGTAACTTGCGTCGTCACATTTCTATGTTCCACTATCGGGCTCAGCGTTTCGGTTGCACTTTGTGCGATTATCGCGCTTTTCGCCGCTACGACATTGTTAACCACTTGGGCAATACTCACGGCATGAAAGGGGATCCCGAAGCGATGTCAATTGAATTCGTTTCGGAACACGAAGTAAACTATAGTCGTGAAGATGTTGAGGGTGATATTGTTGTGCTTGATGAAGACATTGATGAAACGAGCGTGATCAATGAGTCAACTGAAGATATTGAAAATAGCATTGAAACAAGACAAAATGTGAAACGCTTAAAGCGTAACAAAACTATTTCGATCTCAAGTGGGCTTAACGTTGGGTTAAATAAGCTTACACGACAGAAAGTCAAACGGTCACAATCGCAGCATGAAACATGCACGGGTGGTGGTGTTAAAACTCCGGCAAGGCGTCCCATACGGAATCGCATTAAGCCGGAGAATAAAGACTTCGTTTATGATCTCTCTAGTTTGGTTAAGAAGGAGAACAATGATGTACAAAACGACACTATACGCAGCCTTAGACGTCGTAATACAATGAATGTCGGTACAATCGAACCTGCCACGCATTGCTTAGAATCACTACTCGGACACACAGGCAGTTGGGATCAAATACGTGGCGCTGCACAGCGTTTGGCTGCATCCGCCATAAGTAGCGGTGCGGCGACTTCGGACACTCAACCAGAATTGCCAACGGAAAGACCACAAATGCGTCAGCGCTTAATTTCAACACATCGGCCGGACAATCATTCCGTTCCGGTGATCGAGGCCAGCGAACTGGAAGCCGCGCGTCTACAGTCCACACTACTGGAGGACACATTCCTCGAAAAAGTGGCTAAAGCATCGCCAACATCCTTTAAAATTAAACCCTTATTATCACTGCATACCAGCACATTGAATAGGTTGCTGGAAAAAGTCGACTCCTCGCTGCATCAACACGCCAATGGCAAATCGTCGCCCAGCGACACATCCTGTAGTGATGAGAATGTCATCACTAGCCTGCATATTTCCCCGCCTCCGTCTATTCCACGAGCAAATGCTCCACCACCCACGCCGCGCAAACGCATCTCAATGCTGGATCGCCTGCGCGACGACACATTCAAGTATCGCGAAAGTCTGCTACGCTCTGCATTGGAGAACTAA